CCAAATGATTCTATTATAATTGAATTTAATGGCCTACAGCACTATGGGGCTGTAGATTTTTGGGGTGGAGAAAAAGTTTTTCAGAAACAAAAGAATCGAGACGAAACAGTAAGAATGTATTGTAAAGACAATAATATAAGGCTATTGGAAATCCCATATACAAAGATGGGTGACATAAATATATTGATTGAAGATTTCTTGAAAGTCATTAGTCACTAATGACATATAATAACTATTTATATGAAACAGTTTATAGAACTTCTTGATAGAGTTATTGGTGATTCCAAAACTCTTAACAAAACCGAGTTTGAAAACAAGTATAAGGGTAAGGTTATACCGATTATCCTAAACGCTCCGTGTGTTTTCAATGGCTCAACGTACCTTTTTCGTGGTCGACTTGCAGAGGACGTCGGCTTAGATGAGGATTTGTCAAGTCCTGCAACATTTTCCTATGTTCCCCTATTTTTGAACAAATACGGAAAGCCCAAAATAGGGAGGGCAAACTATGAAGGTCAGTCCATCTTCTATGCTTCTGAACATATAAAGACCAACTTCAAGGAGATAAGCAAAGACAGCAACATCGGTGACGAAGCATACATGGCGAAATGGAGAATCAAGCCCAACTCGAACATGCATCTGTATCGCACAACACCAGCATGGGGGATAAGTACAACAAATGATGCTCATAGCACTTTTACGATAACAGACCCATGCATCGTGAATTGCGAGTTGGGACTGTATTTGAAGCGGTTGGGCTATTTAATGATGTCAGACGAGGATGCTGGGAAATATTTAGGTTCTTCGTTCATTGCCAATTGTATATATTCAGCCAATGGTTCTATTAAAGACTCTGTTGGAAACAAAATTGAGGCCCATTATGACGGCATTGCCTATCCAAGTGTTGCAGCAGGTGGATCAGATGAAGTAAACATCGCTCTAAAACCTGAATTTGTTGACAAGCATCTCGAATTGGAATGTGTCATCAAAGGGCGATTGGCACCAGATATGCGGTCAGTGAAATATGAGAAGATAGGAATCAATGAGGGTGGTAGAATCGTTTGGTATTCATCCTTTATAGACGAGAGTTCCATCATTGACATTGTGCCGACGTATTTCAACACTACAGGGCGCAGTGTTGATTTGGCGGACGGAAAGATTCTTGATGCCAATAATAAGATGGTAAGCTCAGAGATGGTGCCATTTACCCAAGCCGTCAATTTTCATCGCGACGAGTTGTTTAACGGATTGGCTGAATTTATGAACACCCAGGTTAAGGAGAACCAAATAGACGATATTACAGCATTAGATAAGACTGTCCGAATAGGTGTCATAAGAGAATTCTCAGGCTGGAAGTTGGTCAATGGCGACCAAACCATCCTACTAAGTAGGGTCTTATTCTCCATTACCTTGAAGAACCAACTAAGAAAACTTTCTCCAGATGAAGTAAGGTGATGGTTAGATTAAGATTGGCGATGCCAGATGTGTTCTTACGACATCGCCAATCTCTAATGCATAACATAACTAATGAGCCCCAAATACTATGAGTTACTTCTCCAAAGAAACGCTCAACAACCTACGTCTACAACAAGGCATGTCTGCCCATCGTCGCCAGAGAAGCCTTGACATTACGCTGGCCTGCAAGCTGACGTTGACGTATGTCAAGTATCACCTGATGATGGATTACAGACAGTTGGCTATGAGCATGCACCAAATGACGTATCAGGAGGCAGAGCGGCAGGCAGAGATGATGAATCAGATAACTATCGTCCACCATTCGGCTGCGGACTTCCTCGACACACCAGATGACAGGGTGAACGACTCCATCGATACCTACAGGGCATATAAGCGGCTGCTGGAAGAGTACAGCGACGAGGTGTTTGTGCTTGCCGTCGTGGAGGAGTTCTGCAAGAGGGTGTATGAGGACGATGAGCATTTCATCTTTTTCAAGCCTTTCTGCAACCTGTACTACTCCGTCTATGCCGATGCGCTGCTATGGTATCAACAGGGCAGGATTGACTACTACACATTCTGCATAGAATTCCAGGAACTCAGTTGGATGGACGGCAGTCGCACACCTCTCGACGGTAAGAGGCTCAAAATGTACATCATGTCAATGCGAGAAGTGGTGGACTTTTATAAACAACAGATGAATAAATAGTAAAAGGAAAGGCTGTAGATAATAAAAAAGAACAGGCCCAGGAAAAAAGATGTGAATAGATTTTGTTCTTTCAGAAAGAATGATTAGCTTTGCACCCGATGATGGGCCATAAAACGGCTGGTGACACATCATCGGGTGTTCATTGAGTGCATTTCATAGCAGAATGTGGAATTGAGTACAGTTGCAAAACAGTAGAACTCCTATTATTGATTTGAATATCAGTGAGTTACATTTGAATAAGAAAGAGACTGGTAACACTTTAGAAACGAGAGGACTTACATATTCCTACACATTTCTCACCAAACCAAAGAACGCTCATCTTGGTTGCAAAGGTACAAAACATTTCCCAAATAGTCAAAAGGTTTCGACTACTTTTAGCGATCTTTTGTACATAAACACCACATAACTTCGACTTAAATCCAAGTCATAAGTTCGACTAAATGGGGGCATATAGTGATGCGTCGATTTTCCTTTGTTTTCAGCATTTCAGCCATGTTGAAGCTGTTAGTTCGACTAAACTCCGACTAAAAGTTCGACTAAACTTCGACTAAAACCCACTTCTTCTTTTCTACTAGTTTAATGACTCCCTGTTTCTTCAGTGCAGACAGCATATTACCAATCTTCCTTATCTTTTGTTCCTCGGTGAGCACATCAGACAACTTGGATTGCAACAGCGTATTAAGTTCTGCTCTTGTGGCTCCGCCAAATGAGCGCAGATACTGAATTATCATGTCTTTGAAGTGGAGGTCATTGAAACTCTTGTTCCG
This region of Prevotella sp. E13-27 genomic DNA includes:
- a CDS encoding RES domain-containing protein — protein: MKQFIELLDRVIGDSKTLNKTEFENKYKGKVIPIILNAPCVFNGSTYLFRGRLAEDVGLDEDLSSPATFSYVPLFLNKYGKPKIGRANYEGQSIFYASEHIKTNFKEISKDSNIGDEAYMAKWRIKPNSNMHLYRTTPAWGISTTNDAHSTFTITDPCIVNCELGLYLKRLGYLMMSDEDAGKYLGSSFIANCIYSANGSIKDSVGNKIEAHYDGIAYPSVAAGGSDEVNIALKPEFVDKHLELECVIKGRLAPDMRSVKYEKIGINEGGRIVWYSSFIDESSIIDIVPTYFNTTGRSVDLADGKILDANNKMVSSEMVPFTQAVNFHRDELFNGLAEFMNTQVKENQIDDITALDKTVRIGVIREFSGWKLVNGDQTILLSRVLFSITLKNQLRKLSPDEVR